The following proteins are encoded in a genomic region of Chryseobacterium culicis:
- the acs gene encoding acetate--CoA ligase, translated as MRNYLIEDLPQYFEDYKKSIKNPKKFWDKVADQNFVWYQRWSKVVKYDMNEAKITWFKNAKLNITKNCIDRHLTIRGEKTAIIWEPNDPKEEAQHISYNELYTRVNKTANVLRDMGIEKGDRVCIYLPMIPELAVTMLACAKLGAVHSVIFAGFSASAVASRVNDCEAKMVITSDGSYRGNKVLDLKSIVDDALEKTPTVEKVLVVKRTHNEITMKEGRDYWMSDLYEKASPDFVTVIMDSEDPLFILYTSGSTGKPKGMLHTCAGYMVYTAYTFKNVFNYKENDIYWCTADIGWITGHSYILYGPLLNGATTVIFEGVPTYPEPDRFWEVIEKHKITQFYTAPTAIRSLAKESAEWVDKHDLSSLKVIGSVGEPINDEAWHWFNDHVGKKKCPIVDTWWQTETGGIMISPLPFVTPTKPTYATLPLPGVQPVLMDDKRNEITGNQVTGNLCIRFPWPGIARTIWGDHQRYKETYFTAFPGKYFTGDGALRDEVGYYRITGRVDDVIIVSGHNLGTAPIEDSINQHPAVAESAIVGYPHDIKGNALYGYVMLKETGEGRDKENLKKEINQLISDQIGPIAKLDKIQFVSGLPKTRSGKIMRRILRKIAEGDFSNFGDISTLLNPEIVEEIKNERI; from the coding sequence ATGAGAAATTACTTAATAGAAGATTTACCACAATATTTTGAAGACTATAAAAAGTCTATCAAAAACCCTAAAAAATTCTGGGATAAGGTAGCGGATCAAAACTTCGTGTGGTACCAAAGATGGAGCAAGGTTGTTAAGTACGATATGAATGAAGCTAAAATCACCTGGTTCAAAAATGCAAAACTCAATATTACCAAAAACTGTATCGACAGACATCTTACCATAAGAGGAGAAAAAACAGCAATTATTTGGGAACCCAACGATCCTAAGGAAGAAGCTCAACACATTTCTTACAATGAATTATACACGCGCGTTAATAAAACAGCCAATGTTTTACGTGATATGGGTATTGAAAAAGGAGACAGAGTCTGCATTTATCTTCCCATGATTCCTGAGCTGGCCGTTACGATGCTTGCCTGTGCAAAACTGGGAGCTGTTCATTCCGTGATCTTTGCCGGATTTTCGGCTTCAGCAGTGGCTTCAAGGGTAAATGACTGCGAGGCAAAAATGGTCATCACCTCAGATGGCAGCTACAGAGGAAATAAGGTTCTTGACCTGAAAAGCATTGTAGATGATGCATTGGAAAAAACGCCGACTGTTGAAAAAGTGCTTGTCGTAAAGAGAACCCACAACGAAATTACCATGAAGGAAGGCAGAGATTACTGGATGTCTGACCTGTATGAAAAGGCATCTCCTGACTTTGTCACCGTCATTATGGATTCTGAAGATCCGCTTTTCATTTTATACACTTCCGGATCTACCGGAAAACCTAAAGGAATGCTTCATACCTGCGCCGGTTATATGGTTTACACAGCCTATACCTTTAAAAATGTCTTTAATTATAAAGAAAATGATATTTATTGGTGTACTGCAGATATCGGCTGGATCACAGGACACTCTTATATCCTTTACGGACCATTATTGAATGGGGCTACCACCGTAATTTTTGAAGGAGTTCCTACCTATCCTGAACCGGATCGCTTCTGGGAAGTGATTGAGAAACATAAAATCACTCAGTTTTACACTGCTCCTACTGCCATCCGTTCTTTAGCCAAAGAAAGTGCAGAATGGGTAGATAAACATGATTTGAGCTCTCTGAAAGTTATCGGATCTGTAGGAGAACCTATCAATGATGAAGCATGGCACTGGTTCAACGATCATGTTGGAAAGAAAAAATGTCCTATCGTAGATACATGGTGGCAGACAGAAACAGGAGGAATCATGATTTCACCACTTCCTTTTGTAACCCCCACAAAACCTACTTATGCTACGCTCCCATTGCCAGGTGTACAGCCCGTTTTAATGGATGATAAACGAAATGAAATTACAGGAAACCAGGTGACCGGAAATCTTTGCATCCGCTTTCCATGGCCGGGAATTGCAAGAACCATCTGGGGCGATCATCAAAGATATAAAGAAACTTATTTCACAGCGTTCCCTGGAAAATATTTTACCGGAGATGGAGCTTTAAGGGATGAAGTAGGCTATTATAGAATTACAGGCCGTGTAGATGATGTAATTATTGTTTCAGGACATAATCTTGGAACCGCACCTATCGAAGACAGCATCAACCAACATCCGGCTGTAGCAGAATCTGCTATTGTAGGTTATCCTCATGATATCAAAGGAAATGCGCTCTATGGTTATGTTATGCTCAAAGAAACCGGAGAAGGACGTGATAAAGAAAATCTGAAAAAAGAGATCAACCAGCTCATTTCAGATCAGATCGGCCCGATTGCCAAGCTGGATAAAATTCAGTTTGTCTCAGGACTTCCAAAAACACGTTCAGGAAAGATTATGCGTAGAATCTTAAGAAAAATTGCAGAAGGTGACTTCAGTAATTTCGGAGATATCAGTACGCTTTTAAATCCTGAAATTGTAGAGGAGATCAAAAACGAAAGAATTTAA
- a CDS encoding barstar family protein yields MEIKFLLKEKILLKTKYIKLINKKDFDKIMINKQDIKHINLQFGEIYKQDIIIRVSFRTFTNDYIFNISDIFNNNRTITLIGSLNDPLGIYNQGYIDNFKLITDKKGKIDWYELNNKQKYYYLRGLALLSGVKEAIDNTNSIIIIDLSKVKTDLDVYYEVGKAFFNSYGYFGTEINSFIDCLCNIDESMKKREKMPILKIKGYSNFKKYFYNNNFYHDFYKELSTSNFEIINSK; encoded by the coding sequence ATGGAAATAAAATTTTTATTAAAGGAAAAGATATTATTGAAAACTAAATATATAAAGCTCATTAATAAAAAAGATTTTGACAAAATAATGATCAATAAACAAGATATTAAACATATCAATCTACAGTTTGGAGAAATTTATAAGCAAGATATAATAATTAGAGTTTCTTTTAGAACTTTTACCAATGACTATATTTTTAATATTTCAGATATATTCAATAACAATAGAACAATTACTCTAATAGGAAGTCTTAATGATCCCCTAGGCATATATAATCAGGGGTATATAGATAATTTTAAACTGATTACTGATAAAAAGGGTAAAATAGACTGGTATGAATTAAATAATAAACAAAAGTATTATTATTTAAGAGGATTGGCATTACTAAGTGGAGTTAAGGAAGCTATTGACAATACTAATTCTATCATCATAATTGATTTATCAAAAGTGAAAACAGATCTAGATGTATATTATGAAGTTGGAAAGGCTTTTTTTAATTCATATGGTTATTTTGGAACCGAAATAAATTCATTTATAGATTGTTTATGTAATATTGATGAATCAATGAAGAAAAGAGAGAAAATGCCAATTTTAAAAATAAAAGGATATTCAAACTTTAAAAAGTATTTTTATAATAATAATTTCTATCATGATTTTTATAAAGAATTATCCACGAGCAATTTTGAAATAATAAATTCCAAATAA
- a CDS encoding RHS repeat domain-containing protein: MSKKFVVIIIFLIFNLGKSQIERNYGDTAQPVPSASSFSSYVNTPVSLSTGVPNIGIPLLSLPTGNKDFEIATSLSYHPYNTGEGKPSSEVGLGWSLFKGGAVISRIINGSVDEYNYDATKSSYKKNLFDDIYYYDLPGNSGKFKFVRDTINNTFTLNNISGSNVKIEYTRDSNTATLILNSFKITDSKGFKYIFEDYSVARADTSSKGFNYKSAFYLTKVIDENNITIATFNYQKYSKNVSSTSTILLYQNCKTESISTSYGKITFENFYVGISDDDPYIIRSLSLWDKSSHLITQYRLIYDSFYSSAYPVNVNKGKRILSNVQKLDRSQTVTEARAFTYDDTGSETHYGASPNPNEYGNFLCPDTTKNNPQTYTLGLLKKMTLPEGGYVVYNFEANEVYENKSTVQLSTNQIADPALQYLNLVNIVSYDTNNSRSYTLQVSAAQRFFIKFSIVEGYEIINIHGNIIIPPTYKLLRSSGTEVNGVANGCSENVKYYDLTPGTYTFTISGNGNGNIQNYIIKNLAAPYKNTSQSKTGARIANIKYYDADHTVKKAMSYQYNSLDNSGSSGSIFTGEVCNEELGNLNETVLYKNVKEIYEGTAGNLGYTQYYFKTPDDYTSNINLYKPYYNITSTGLLTKKEMYNQQNQVLSSESTDYVLDEISGVQEYIICGYYKSKSAWLKSTTTTSKTFYANGSSLEDRTETVFNASNFQPAYTKNTAPDGKITEKSIKYPSDLSNTRLINANMLSVPLLLETKINGNVTSKGETRYDSADHLNPSSVVTYDLKNLTPITMMTFNKYDSKGNLVEITGKNGIPTTTIWGYYQTQPIAQITGVTYNQIANLPSVIAAINASNADADNPANETSLLQALENLRKDPALQSKPVAVYTYDPFIGITQSVSANGIKLTYGYDASNRLIKTTDSEGKTIKEYQYNYKH, encoded by the coding sequence ATGAGTAAGAAATTTGTTGTAATTATAATTTTCCTGATTTTCAACTTAGGAAAATCACAAATTGAAAGGAACTATGGGGACACGGCTCAACCTGTTCCATCAGCCTCATCTTTTTCATCCTATGTAAATACTCCGGTCTCTTTATCTACCGGAGTTCCCAATATTGGCATTCCTTTATTATCATTACCAACAGGAAATAAAGATTTTGAGATTGCTACATCACTAAGCTACCATCCCTATAATACAGGTGAAGGTAAGCCTTCCAGTGAAGTAGGACTTGGCTGGTCTTTATTTAAAGGTGGGGCTGTCATTTCAAGGATAATTAATGGTTCTGTAGATGAGTATAACTATGATGCTACGAAATCAAGTTATAAAAAGAATTTATTTGATGATATTTACTACTATGATTTACCTGGTAATTCAGGAAAATTCAAATTTGTCAGAGATACCATTAACAATACTTTTACCTTGAATAATATTTCGGGAAGCAACGTTAAAATAGAATATACCAGAGATTCTAATACAGCAACACTTATTCTTAATTCCTTCAAAATAACTGACAGCAAAGGATTTAAATATATTTTTGAGGATTACAGTGTTGCAAGAGCTGATACAAGTTCTAAAGGTTTTAATTATAAATCTGCATTCTATTTAACAAAGGTTATTGATGAAAATAATATTACGATAGCCACATTCAATTATCAGAAATACAGTAAAAATGTAAGCAGTACGAGTACTATTCTTTTATATCAGAATTGTAAAACAGAAAGTATCTCTACTTCTTACGGCAAAATTACTTTTGAAAATTTTTATGTCGGTATTAGTGATGATGACCCTTACATTATAAGAAGTCTTAGTTTATGGGATAAATCCTCTCATCTTATTACCCAATACAGATTGATTTATGATAGCTTTTACAGTTCCGCTTACCCTGTTAATGTTAATAAAGGGAAAAGAATCTTATCAAATGTTCAGAAACTTGACAGAAGTCAAACGGTAACAGAAGCCAGAGCATTCACTTATGATGATACAGGATCAGAAACCCATTACGGAGCATCTCCAAATCCTAATGAATATGGAAACTTTCTGTGTCCTGATACTACAAAGAACAATCCCCAAACCTACACACTAGGGTTACTCAAAAAAATGACGTTGCCGGAAGGCGGATATGTTGTATATAATTTTGAAGCCAATGAAGTGTATGAGAATAAAAGTACGGTACAACTTAGCACCAATCAGATTGCGGATCCAGCTTTACAATATTTAAACCTAGTTAATATAGTCAGTTACGACACAAATAATAGCAGAAGCTATACGCTTCAGGTTTCAGCGGCACAAAGATTTTTTATCAAATTTTCAATTGTTGAGGGCTATGAAATCATCAATATTCATGGCAATATTATTATTCCTCCCACCTATAAATTGTTAAGATCATCAGGAACTGAAGTCAATGGAGTCGCTAACGGCTGTTCAGAAAATGTGAAATACTATGACTTAACGCCAGGAACATATACCTTTACAATCAGCGGAAACGGGAATGGAAACATTCAAAATTATATAATCAAAAACCTTGCTGCTCCCTATAAAAACACTTCTCAATCAAAAACAGGAGCCCGCATTGCGAATATAAAATATTATGATGCTGATCATACCGTAAAAAAAGCAATGTCCTATCAATATAATTCATTGGATAATAGCGGTTCAAGCGGCAGCATATTTACCGGAGAAGTTTGTAATGAAGAATTAGGAAATCTAAACGAAACAGTATTATATAAAAACGTAAAGGAAATTTACGAAGGAACTGCCGGAAACCTTGGATATACCCAATATTATTTTAAAACTCCCGATGACTATACAAGTAATATAAATTTATATAAGCCTTATTATAACATTACCTCTACTGGCCTTTTGACAAAAAAAGAAATGTATAATCAGCAGAATCAGGTGCTTTCCAGTGAAAGTACAGATTATGTGCTTGATGAGATCAGTGGCGTACAGGAATATATTATCTGTGGGTATTACAAATCTAAAAGTGCATGGTTAAAATCAACTACAACGACATCCAAAACATTTTATGCCAATGGAAGTAGCCTGGAAGATCGTACCGAAACAGTTTTTAATGCTTCCAACTTCCAGCCCGCTTATACAAAAAACACAGCTCCGGATGGAAAAATTACAGAAAAAAGTATAAAATATCCATCAGATCTGTCAAATACCCGCTTAATCAATGCCAATATGCTTTCCGTTCCTCTTCTGTTAGAAACCAAAATAAACGGAAATGTTACCAGCAAAGGAGAAACCAGATATGATTCTGCTGATCATCTGAACCCTTCCTCTGTGGTTACTTATGATTTGAAGAACCTTACTCCTATCACCATGATGACATTTAATAAATATGACAGTAAAGGAAATCTGGTTGAAATTACAGGAAAAAATGGTATTCCTACTACTACCATCTGGGGATATTACCAGACTCAGCCTATTGCACAGATTACAGGAGTCACTTATAATCAGATAGCTAACCTGCCATCCGTTATTGCTGCTATAAATGCATCCAATGCAGATGCAGATAATCCCGCCAATGAGACATCCCTGTTACAAGCTTTGGAAAACCTGCGTAAAGATCCCGCATTACAATCTAAACCAGTTGCAGTTTATACCTATGATCCATTCATTGGGATTACACAATCGGTTTCTGCCAATGGAATCAAACTAACCTATGGGTATGACGCATCGAACAGATTAATAAAAACAACAGATTCAGAGGGAAAAACAATTAAAGAATATCAATATAACTATAAACACTAA
- a CDS encoding T9SS type A sorting domain-containing protein, with the protein MKKFYISAFTLCTILGLFAQEVVWQKDIKSSTQDFLSQVTTTIDQQYLITGSSIQSGSGKLEAGSKQNNGYDFHLVKLNQQGQEVWEKYFSGTNHDYLSATVTTQDGGFLLAGTSYSGKGLDKKEDSKGGSDIWLIRINEFGDELWQKTLGSTSDEEARAVIQTTDLGFFVAGNVQGSSKGYGSKDVWITKLDKNGKELSQLILGGKGLDEVEKMIPTKDGGALLGIYSRSTSVKTNNQPSTTNTNIPSDRTATHNLLSATSKQSDNFGEGDYWIVKLDKNGKVEWEKNFGGKGDDHIRTLALTSTGFIIGGESRSERSGNKTVGLEEGTDLWLISLNERGDEQWQKSYNFKNRDILMGMSVIQSQDTRTKNQDFTKGILLGGYTQAEGRIQTDDETFWMLYLDQNGNEQWRKHVKGESRQKEERLSDLKLNRDGSIILAGTSAEELGKENWKIVKLGDKQVDQLIEKYDIKIYPNPVSDYAYVEIGFDFKEADILLYDMSGRQLQSIKTKNRVTKINTQALVQGAYLVTIKTDTNKTANAKLIKK; encoded by the coding sequence ATGAAAAAATTCTACATCAGTGCATTCACCCTATGCACAATCTTGGGCTTATTCGCTCAGGAAGTGGTGTGGCAGAAAGACATCAAATCCTCTACCCAGGATTTTCTAAGCCAGGTAACCACCACCATCGATCAGCAATATCTGATCACAGGAAGTTCTATACAGTCAGGAAGCGGGAAGCTGGAGGCTGGAAGTAAGCAAAACAACGGTTACGATTTCCATCTGGTAAAACTCAATCAACAAGGACAAGAAGTCTGGGAGAAATATTTCTCAGGAACCAACCATGATTATTTATCCGCAACTGTCACCACTCAGGATGGCGGATTTTTACTGGCCGGAACATCCTATTCAGGAAAAGGATTAGACAAAAAAGAAGATTCCAAAGGAGGTTCAGATATCTGGCTGATCAGAATCAATGAATTTGGCGATGAATTATGGCAGAAAACCTTAGGAAGCACTTCTGATGAAGAAGCCAGAGCGGTGATTCAAACCACAGACTTAGGATTCTTTGTCGCCGGGAATGTACAGGGCTCGTCAAAAGGCTACGGCTCCAAAGATGTCTGGATCACAAAATTGGATAAAAACGGAAAAGAATTGTCCCAATTAATCTTAGGTGGAAAAGGCTTGGATGAAGTTGAAAAAATGATTCCTACGAAAGACGGCGGTGCATTGCTGGGAATTTATTCAAGAAGCACATCTGTTAAAACAAATAATCAGCCATCAACGACTAACACTAATATTCCGTCTGACAGAACGGCAACCCATAACCTACTATCTGCAACCTCAAAGCAAAGCGATAATTTCGGTGAAGGCGATTACTGGATTGTCAAGTTAGACAAAAACGGAAAAGTAGAATGGGAAAAGAACTTTGGAGGAAAAGGTGATGACCACATCAGAACTCTTGCCTTAACTTCAACGGGCTTTATCATTGGTGGAGAATCCAGATCAGAAAGATCAGGCAATAAAACGGTAGGCCTGGAAGAAGGGACAGACCTTTGGTTGATTTCCCTAAATGAAAGAGGGGATGAACAGTGGCAGAAATCCTACAATTTCAAGAACCGAGATATTCTGATGGGAATGAGTGTGATTCAGAGCCAGGATACAAGAACCAAGAATCAAGACTTTACAAAAGGAATATTGTTGGGAGGTTATACCCAAGCTGAAGGAAGAATACAGACTGATGATGAAACGTTCTGGATGCTCTATCTGGATCAGAATGGAAATGAGCAGTGGAGAAAACACGTGAAAGGAGAATCCAGACAAAAAGAAGAAAGACTTTCAGATTTAAAACTGAACAGAGATGGCTCTATTATTTTGGCCGGAACCAGTGCAGAAGAACTGGGCAAAGAAAACTGGAAGATTGTAAAACTGGGTGATAAACAGGTTGATCAACTGATTGAAAAATATGATATCAAGATTTATCCAAACCCCGTATCAGATTATGCTTATGTAGAAATCGGCTTTGATTTCAAGGAAGCTGATATTCTCTTGTATGATATGAGTGGAAGACAGCTTCAGAGTATAAAAACAAAGAACAGAGTAACGAAGATCAATACCCAGGCTTTGGTTCAGGGAGCCTATCTGGTGACGATAAAAACTGATACCAACAAAACGGCGAATGCCAAATTAATTAAGAAATAA
- a CDS encoding DUF6443 domain-containing protein, translating into MKRILNILSILWISGYSYAQTLNATTTENYVYTKTCLDGDCIKKSEAIQYFDGLGKVKQTVAIKATPSGNDVVNHIEYDGYGRIAKEYLPIPQNNTQNGAIYTSPLLNAPAIFGQEKIYSENQFENSPLSRIDKIKPLGNDWTLHPIQMGYSANIAGEVKKYTATNSWANDATLSELNENGTYGANQLMKTSTTDSDGNTTTEFKNTDGQTILIRKNDGTQNVDTYYVYNDFGMQVFVITPLAAKTTVDLNALNTLCYQYRYDSLGRLVEKKLPGKDWEYMVYDKADRMILSRDTNIKQNNQWLMTKYDELGRPVYTGFLTGGDRATRQNDLKNLIITEKRSTTGFSRSGTTVYYTENYFSGETPVILSVNYYDTYPQGSPTKPALIFGQEVTGDNMSNSQNTKNLSTASYIKNINDDNWTYNWNWYDAKSRVIGSHTINHLGGYTKTEIKLDFAGTTIQSKVYHKRLQSDPERVISQFFEYDNQNRLLVHKHQIDNNTVEILSQNEYNELSQLKRKKVGGTAPAAPLQSIDYTYNIRGSLIKINDPVNLNGKLFGYGIKYTNPEYSNVGPGKYNGNIAEIDWQNASENIQKRYTYTYDGLNRLKDAVYSEPASTAPFNNYYNEYLTYDLNGNIKTLKRNAFPVTGTTATQVDDLTYDYSGNRLTKVTENALNDAGYEGGNNSITYDLNGNMKDMLDKGIQSISYNFLNLPDTFDIVQNAFGNPINNTLTYLYRADGTKFRKIYTTKTTGRAARTTIQTTDYLDGFQYTIEEGSTCLTCRTTNAYEQQAYKGISELGKVIAPQWKPDFVVTAEGYYSFTENRYIYQYKDHLGNTRVSFAKDSEGAPEIIDTNNYYPFGLNHIGNTFSPFGSFYSYKYNGKELQESGMYDYGARMYMPDLGRWGVTDPLAEAFRRFSPYHYAADNPVMFVDPDGMRSVPYDGGVINHVPEGSFWFAGMNGSFISTPEFKQGSRTGGGSRKGENDNAKGTKPNLFSRIGSFFGKLFGGSKNKNKVEVGPAEEISEEQFSKEISAWQIVSALLFNSTDPYSAIGNSGVGPYAEERENVGMAAMIFINPEAAAEGLERKALSRSAMVTIRGGATNVRIDPQNLPKNVTEDMIEILAGRGNPIIRNGAQETVRHNAKWVGALEWKIKDVPGTSGLNSCRIVQHPDGRWGLVIDHNYTKIIQIPTSTAVKWK; encoded by the coding sequence ATGAAAAGAATTTTAAATATACTCAGTATTTTATGGATATCGGGATATTCGTATGCCCAGACCCTAAATGCTACCACTACTGAAAACTATGTATACACGAAGACCTGTCTGGATGGAGACTGCATTAAAAAGTCGGAAGCTATACAGTATTTTGACGGACTGGGAAAAGTAAAACAAACAGTAGCCATCAAAGCCACTCCATCCGGCAACGATGTCGTTAATCATATAGAATACGATGGATATGGAAGGATCGCAAAAGAGTACCTTCCAATCCCGCAAAACAATACTCAGAACGGGGCAATCTATACCTCTCCCCTGTTGAATGCTCCGGCAATATTCGGACAGGAAAAAATTTATTCTGAAAACCAGTTTGAAAATTCCCCTTTAAGCAGGATTGACAAGATTAAGCCTTTAGGAAATGATTGGACACTCCATCCTATACAAATGGGATATAGTGCAAATATAGCCGGAGAGGTGAAAAAATATACCGCAACCAATTCATGGGCAAATGACGCCACCCTTTCTGAATTGAACGAAAATGGAACCTATGGGGCTAACCAGCTGATGAAGACCTCCACCACAGATAGTGACGGCAATACGACCACTGAATTTAAAAACACGGATGGACAAACTATTTTAATCCGTAAAAATGATGGAACCCAGAATGTAGATACCTACTACGTTTACAATGACTTTGGAATGCAGGTTTTTGTCATTACCCCATTAGCCGCAAAAACTACGGTAGATCTGAATGCGTTAAATACCCTCTGCTATCAGTACCGTTATGACAGCTTAGGAAGACTGGTCGAAAAAAAGCTGCCGGGAAAAGATTGGGAATATATGGTGTATGATAAAGCAGACAGAATGATTCTTTCCCGTGATACCAATATAAAGCAGAACAATCAATGGCTGATGACCAAATATGATGAATTGGGAAGACCAGTTTATACGGGTTTTTTAACCGGAGGAGACAGAGCTACAAGGCAAAACGACCTGAAAAACCTTATTATCACAGAGAAAAGAAGTACAACCGGTTTTTCCAGAAGCGGGACTACCGTTTATTACACTGAGAATTATTTCAGCGGCGAAACACCGGTAATTTTAAGTGTCAATTACTATGATACTTATCCACAAGGCTCTCCAACAAAGCCTGCTCTTATTTTTGGACAGGAAGTTACAGGAGATAATATGAGTAATTCCCAGAATACCAAAAACCTTTCTACAGCATCCTATATAAAGAATATTAATGATGATAACTGGACCTATAACTGGAACTGGTATGATGCTAAATCCAGGGTAATAGGAAGCCATACAATCAATCATTTGGGAGGATATACGAAAACAGAAATAAAACTGGATTTTGCAGGCACTACAATTCAAAGTAAAGTCTACCACAAAAGACTGCAAAGTGACCCGGAACGAGTGATCAGTCAGTTTTTTGAATATGATAATCAAAATAGGCTGTTGGTACACAAACACCAGATTGATAATAATACTGTCGAAATTCTGTCTCAAAACGAGTATAATGAATTATCCCAACTGAAAAGAAAAAAAGTAGGAGGAACAGCACCTGCTGCCCCTCTGCAAAGCATAGACTATACCTACAACATCAGAGGTTCCCTTATTAAGATCAATGATCCTGTTAATCTGAATGGAAAACTTTTCGGATACGGAATTAAATATACCAATCCGGAATACAGCAATGTAGGCCCGGGAAAATACAATGGGAATATTGCTGAAATTGACTGGCAGAATGCTTCTGAAAATATTCAGAAAAGATATACTTATACCTACGACGGACTGAACAGACTGAAGGATGCCGTTTATTCTGAACCTGCTTCTACCGCACCGTTTAATAATTATTATAATGAATATCTGACTTATGATCTGAACGGAAATATTAAAACTTTAAAAAGAAATGCCTTCCCGGTCACAGGAACTACTGCCACACAGGTAGATGATCTGACCTACGATTATAGCGGAAATCGCCTGACTAAAGTGACGGAGAATGCACTGAATGATGCGGGATATGAAGGAGGGAATAATTCCATTACCTATGACCTGAATGGGAATATGAAAGATATGCTGGACAAAGGAATACAGTCTATCAGTTATAATTTTCTGAACCTACCCGATACTTTTGATATTGTACAGAATGCATTTGGCAATCCTATTAATAATACGCTTACCTATTTGTATCGTGCTGATGGAACTAAATTCAGAAAAATCTATACCACTAAAACAACAGGAAGGGCAGCAAGAACTACCATCCAAACGACAGATTATCTGGATGGGTTTCAATATACTATTGAAGAAGGAAGTACCTGTCTAACATGTAGAACCACTAATGCTTATGAACAGCAGGCCTACAAAGGGATTTCTGAGCTTGGAAAAGTAATCGCACCACAATGGAAACCTGATTTTGTAGTGACAGCAGAAGGCTATTACAGTTTCACAGAAAACCGTTATATTTACCAGTATAAAGACCATCTTGGAAATACCAGGGTAAGTTTTGCAAAAGACAGCGAAGGCGCTCCTGAAATTATTGATACCAACAACTATTATCCTTTTGGATTAAACCATATCGGAAATACATTTTCTCCATTTGGAAGTTTCTACAGTTACAAGTACAATGGAAAAGAACTTCAGGAAAGCGGAATGTATGACTACGGAGCCAGAATGTATATGCCGGATCTTGGAAGATGGGGCGTAACAGATCCTTTAGCAGAAGCATTCAGACGATTTAGCCCTTATCATTATGCAGCAGATAATCCTGTAATGTTTGTAGACCCGGATGGAATGAGAAGTGTGCCTTATGATGGAGGGGTTATCAATCATGTTCCTGAGGGGTCATTTTGGTTTGCCGGAATGAATGGAAGTTTTATTTCCACTCCTGAATTTAAACAAGGGAGTCGTACCGGTGGTGGAAGTCGTAAAGGTGAAAATGATAATGCAAAAGGAACTAAACCTAATCTTTTTAGTAGGATAGGTAGTTTCTTCGGAAAATTATTTGGGGGAAGTAAGAACAAAAACAAAGTAGAAGTTGGCCCCGCCGAAGAAATTTCTGAAGAACAGTTTTCAAAGGAGATTAGTGCATGGCAAATTGTTAGTGCTTTGTTGTTTAACAGCACAGACCCTTATTCTGCGATTGGAAATAGTGGCGTAGGACCTTATGCCGAGGAAAGAGAAAATGTAGGTATGGCTGCTATGATCTTTATTAATCCCGAGGCTGCTGCTGAGGGGTTAGAAAGAAAAGCTCTTTCAAGATCTGCAATGGTCACGATTAGGGGTGGTGCCACGAATGTCAGGATTGATCCACAAAACCTACCAAAAAATGTAACAGAAGATATGATCGAAATTTTGGCGGGAAGAGGAAACCCAATAATAAGAAATGGGGCACAGGAAACAGTAAGACATAATGCTAAATGGGTTGGAGCTTTAGAATGGAAAATAAAAGATGTTCCTGGAACTAGTGGATTAAACAGCTGTAGAATTGTTCAACATCCAGATGGTAGATGGGGATTAGTTATTGATCACAACTATACAAAAATTATACAAATACCGACAAGTACAGCAGTAAAATGGAAATAA